The following is a genomic window from Nitrososphaerota archaeon.
CGACCTCCTCCCTCAGGGGGGCCATGGTCAGGGAGCCGAACACCAGGAGGGGGTCGGCGTTGCTGAAAGGGTTGCCGACCGACCCGAGGAGCGCCTGTGATATGCTCGTGATGACCACCCCCGTGAAGTTGAGGAAGCCGATGGCGATCAGCACCACGAAGAGGGGGCTCTTCATGAGCCCGCCGACCCCCCCGGTGAAGGCGTCCTTCGTAGCCTGCCACGGACGGGTCTTCTGCAGGCCTGTGTAGGTGATGAGCGCCGCGTATATCGCCAGAAGGAGGACGAAGAGCCCCCCGAACGCGACCGGATACGGTATCATCAGGGGCGCGGGCCCGACCCAGAGGTAGGTGTAGACCAGCGACGAGGGCGACAGCTGCGTCGACAGCCCCCCGTGGAAGACGGCGTACGCCCCGGCGGGGAGGCTGAAGACGGCGAGCGCCAGGGTGAACAACAGGAGAGCCAGGATCGTCCCTGCGACCAGCACGGTGCCTACCCGCATTCCGCGCACCGCAGGCTCCAGCTCACTTGTCACCCTTGACCGGGCCCTCGAGGTAGACGGAGCCGGAGTATTTGCACTTCCGGCAGTAATATTCGGCGGGGATTATCCCCAAGAGGTCCTTGTTGCTGGTGGCGAGCGGGCTCAGGCACCTCGGGCAGAGCTTCGTCGCAGGGGAGAAGGGGCTCCTCCTCGCGAGTACGGGCTCCCGTTCGTCGCGCCCCTCCTCCGTCGCCATGATGCTCGGCGGGTTACGCGGGCTTAAAACCGTTCGAGCAGCGAGTGCTTCTGTGATCCCGGAGCCGTGCTATGCGTGCGGAGAGGAGATGGTTGCCATCCAGGCGTGCAAGCTGAGGTGCGGGAACTGCGGGGCGCTCCTGGACTGTGAAGACATCTCAGGCCTGCCGAGGTAGGCATGAATCAGCGCGCTATCTGCCGGGCCGCCTGCCCTTCGTCGAACAGGCTGAAGGCCTCGTCGGCGCTCCTCCCCTCGTGCACCACCGCCCTCACCGCCTTTATCATCCCCACGGGGTCGGACGACTGGAAGATGTTCCTCCCCATGTCGACGCCGCTGGCCCCCTCGGCCATGGCGTTATGGGCGAGGACGAGCGCGTCCCGCTCGGGGAGCTTCTTGCCTCCGGCTATCACCACGGGGACCGGGCAGCCGTTCACCACCTTGCGGAAGTCCTCGCAGTAGTAGGTCTTGACGAGGCTCGCGCCGAGCTCGGCGGATATCCTGCATGCGAGCCCGAGGTACCTCGCGTCCCGGGCCATCTCACGGCCCACGGCCGTGACCGCGAGGACGGGCATCCCGTACCGCTCTCCTTCGTTGACCAGCTCGGCCAGGTTCGCCAGCGTCTCCTTCTCGTGCTCGGAGCCGACGAAGACAGACACAGCCACGGCGGAAGCGTTGAGCCTGATCGCCTCTTCGATGGAGGTGGTGACCACCTCGTCAGAGAGCTCCTTCAGGACGCTTGTCCCTCCTGACACCCTGAGGACGACAGGGACTCCCAGGTCCGGGTCGACAGAGGTCCTGAGGACGCCTCGGGTCAACATCAGGGAGTCGGCGTAGGGGAGCAGCGGGGTGATGGTCTTCCTCGGGTCC
Proteins encoded in this region:
- the lsrF gene encoding 3-hydroxy-5-phosphonooxypentane-2,4-dione thiolase yields the protein MSWGLKNRVERLMKGGRTVMLAVDHGYFQGPTTGLEDPRKTITPLLPYADSLMLTRGVLRTSVDPDLGVPVVLRVSGGTSVLKELSDEVVTTSIEEAIRLNASAVAVSVFVGSEHEKETLANLAELVNEGERYGMPVLAVTAVGREMARDARYLGLACRISAELGASLVKTYYCEDFRKVVNGCPVPVVIAGGKKLPERDALVLAHNAMAEGASGVDMGRNIFQSSDPVGMIKAVRAVVHEGRSADEAFSLFDEGQAARQIAR